Proteins encoded in a region of the Neodiprion virginianus isolate iyNeoVirg1 chromosome 2, iyNeoVirg1.1, whole genome shotgun sequence genome:
- the LOC124298535 gene encoding MAGUK p55 subfamily member 7-like isoform X6 — protein sequence MDVDIDVLDLLSTRTHVSEDCKELFHLLQKPHIQGLLCAHDSVAQKDYYPRPPEIHAEVDEDEEYVKLVQLVKSDEPLCGAEVEPFVGATIRNCEETGKIIFVRIMLGGAADRSGVIHAGDEICEVNGISVEGKTPSYVLEILKNTKGTISFVIIPADSKSGVRESKVRVRAHFSYTAADDPFIPCKEAGLDFVKGDVLHIVSQDDSHWWQARREGDRNMRAGLIPSRALQERIIVLQRHMKEQNDETDNISLCSVPVPLPALCPRPQTSSHVVPTKCNLQALKTKKIMYDVAENDDFDREEMPTYEEVAKLYPRPGSYRPIVLVGPPGVGRNELKRRLIATDPEKYRTPIPYTSRPPRLGEVNGKEYFFVTRERITEDIASGKFVEYGEYKGNLYGTSRESVESLVNAGYVCVLSPHYQAVKMLRNPQLKPFVIFIKPPKFEILKETRNEARARSTFDEKNSRGFTDDEFHEMIHRSERIEYHYSHHFDETIINADLSMAFEQLVNAIIRVETEPMWVPASWVQ from the exons ATGGATGTCGACATCGATGTTTTGGATCTACTATCGACAAGGACACATGTATCCGAAGATTGCAAGGAACTCTTTCATCTATTGCAGAAGCCTCATATCCAG GGCTTGCTGTGCGCTCACGACTCCGTTGCTCAAAAGGACTACTACCCAAGGCCGCCAGAAATACACGCGGAAGTCGACGAAGATGAAGAGTACGTCAAACTTGTACAGCTTGTTAAATCCGACGAGCCTTTG TGTGGTGCTGAAGTTGAACCATTTGTG gGGGCGACGATAAGAAACTGCGAAGAAACCGGCAAGATCATCTTTGTTCGGATAATGCTGGGAGGCGCAGCGGATAGATCTGGCGTTATTCACGCCGGCGACGAGATTTGCGAGGTGAATGGTATCAGCGTTGAAGGAAAGACACCGAGTTATGTGCTGGAAATTCTG aaaaatacgaaaggCACCATCTCGTTTGTGATTATTCCAGCGGATAGCAAGTCTGGCGTCAGGGAAAGCAAG GTTCGTGTTCGGGCACATTTCTCATACACCGCGGCTGATGATCCTTTCATACCTTGCAAGGAAGCAGGCTTGGATTTTGTCAAGGGAGATGTACTTCATATTGTTAGTCAGGACGATTCTCATTG GTGGCAAGCACGACGTGAAGGCGATCGCAATATGCGAGCTGGTCTCATACCGAGCCGAGCCCTCCAGGAGCGAATCATCGTCTTACAGCGTCACATGAAGGAGCAGAATGACGAAACTGACAACATAA GTCTGTGTTCTGTTCCAGTGCCTTTGCCTGCCCTGTGCCCTCGTCCCCAGACCTCCTCGCACGTCGTGCCCACAAAGTGCAACTTGCAAGCTCTTAAGACTAAAAAGATCATGTATGACGTGGCAGAAAACGATGACTTTGACCGCGAGGAGATGCCAACTTACGAGGAAGTCGCCAAGCTCTATCCGAGGCCCGGGTCCTACAGGCCCATCGTTCTTGTTGGGCCTCCTGGAGTCGGCAGGAACGAACTGAAGCGCAGACTCATTGCTACTGATCCAGAAAAATACAGGACGCCAATCCCCT ACACTTCAAGACCACCCAGACTTGGCGAGGTGAACGGCAAAGAGTATTTCTTCGTGACACGTGAAAGGATCACCGAAGACATAGCCTCTGGGAAGTTCGTAGAGTATGGAGAATATAAAGGAAATCTTTACGGCACAAGCAGGGAGAGTGTAGAATCCCTGGTGAATGCCGGATACGTTTGTGTGCTCAGCCCGCATTACCAGGCCGTCAAGATGCTGCGAAATCCGCAGCTCAAGCCGTTCGTTATCTTCATCAAACCACCTAAATTCGAGATCCTTAAAGAAACTAGGAACGAAGCAAGGGCAAGATCCACATTTGACGAGAAAAACTCACGGGGTTTCACG GACGACGAGTTCCACGAAATGATTCACCGCAGTGAGCGAATAGAATACCACTATTCTCATCATTTCGATGAAACTATCATCAATGCAGA
- the LOC124298535 gene encoding MAGUK p55 subfamily member 7-like isoform X3, whose amino-acid sequence MENVNRDAALSKLLASLEKNKAELPSCTDEEFGFLSELLRSKELNALVNVHNKITSNSKDDKFFPVLSNAMDVDIDVLDLLSTRTHVSEDCKELFHLLQKPHIQGLLCAHDSVAQKDYYPRPPEIHAEVDEDEEYVKLVQLVKSDEPLGATIRNCEETGKIIFVRIMLGGAADRSGVIHAGDEICEVNGISVEGKTPSYVLEILKNTKGTISFVIIPADSKSGVRESKVRVRAHFSYTAADDPFIPCKEAGLDFVKGDVLHIVSQDDSHWWQARREGDRNMRAGLIPSRALQERIIVLQRHMKEQNDETDNISLCSVPVPLPALCPRPQTSSHVVPTKCNLQALKTKKIMYDVAENDDFDREEMPTYEEVAKLYPRPGSYRPIVLVGPPGVGRNELKRRLIATDPEKYRTPIPYTSRPPRLGEVNGKEYFFVTRERITEDIASGKFVEYGEYKGNLYGTSRESVESLVNAGYVCVLSPHYQAVKMLRNPQLKPFVIFIKPPKFEILKETRNEARARSTFDEKNSRGFTDDEFHEMIHRSERIEYHYSHHFDETIINADLSMAFEQLVNAIIRVETEPMWVPASWVQ is encoded by the exons ATGGAAAACGTTAACCGGGATGCAG CGTTATCAAAGCTCCTCGCCTCCTTGGAAAAGAACAAGGCGGAACTGCCAAGCTGCACCGACGAAGAATTTGGCTTTCTGAGCGAACTGCTCAGGTCAAAAGAGCTCAATGCGCTGGTCAATGTTCACAACAAGATAACCAGCAACTCAAAggatgacaaattttttcctgtACTCTCTAATGCCATGGATGTCGACATCGATGTTTTGGATCTACTATCGACAAGGACACATGTATCCGAAGATTGCAAGGAACTCTTTCATCTATTGCAGAAGCCTCATATCCAG GGCTTGCTGTGCGCTCACGACTCCGTTGCTCAAAAGGACTACTACCCAAGGCCGCCAGAAATACACGCGGAAGTCGACGAAGATGAAGAGTACGTCAAACTTGTACAGCTTGTTAAATCCGACGAGCCTTTG gGGGCGACGATAAGAAACTGCGAAGAAACCGGCAAGATCATCTTTGTTCGGATAATGCTGGGAGGCGCAGCGGATAGATCTGGCGTTATTCACGCCGGCGACGAGATTTGCGAGGTGAATGGTATCAGCGTTGAAGGAAAGACACCGAGTTATGTGCTGGAAATTCTG aaaaatacgaaaggCACCATCTCGTTTGTGATTATTCCAGCGGATAGCAAGTCTGGCGTCAGGGAAAGCAAG GTTCGTGTTCGGGCACATTTCTCATACACCGCGGCTGATGATCCTTTCATACCTTGCAAGGAAGCAGGCTTGGATTTTGTCAAGGGAGATGTACTTCATATTGTTAGTCAGGACGATTCTCATTG GTGGCAAGCACGACGTGAAGGCGATCGCAATATGCGAGCTGGTCTCATACCGAGCCGAGCCCTCCAGGAGCGAATCATCGTCTTACAGCGTCACATGAAGGAGCAGAATGACGAAACTGACAACATAA GTCTGTGTTCTGTTCCAGTGCCTTTGCCTGCCCTGTGCCCTCGTCCCCAGACCTCCTCGCACGTCGTGCCCACAAAGTGCAACTTGCAAGCTCTTAAGACTAAAAAGATCATGTATGACGTGGCAGAAAACGATGACTTTGACCGCGAGGAGATGCCAACTTACGAGGAAGTCGCCAAGCTCTATCCGAGGCCCGGGTCCTACAGGCCCATCGTTCTTGTTGGGCCTCCTGGAGTCGGCAGGAACGAACTGAAGCGCAGACTCATTGCTACTGATCCAGAAAAATACAGGACGCCAATCCCCT ACACTTCAAGACCACCCAGACTTGGCGAGGTGAACGGCAAAGAGTATTTCTTCGTGACACGTGAAAGGATCACCGAAGACATAGCCTCTGGGAAGTTCGTAGAGTATGGAGAATATAAAGGAAATCTTTACGGCACAAGCAGGGAGAGTGTAGAATCCCTGGTGAATGCCGGATACGTTTGTGTGCTCAGCCCGCATTACCAGGCCGTCAAGATGCTGCGAAATCCGCAGCTCAAGCCGTTCGTTATCTTCATCAAACCACCTAAATTCGAGATCCTTAAAGAAACTAGGAACGAAGCAAGGGCAAGATCCACATTTGACGAGAAAAACTCACGGGGTTTCACG GACGACGAGTTCCACGAAATGATTCACCGCAGTGAGCGAATAGAATACCACTATTCTCATCATTTCGATGAAACTATCATCAATGCAGA
- the LOC124298535 gene encoding MAGUK p55 subfamily member 7-like isoform X1, with product MENVNRDAALSKLLASLEKNKAELPSCTDEEFGFLSELLRSKELNALVNVHNKITSNSKDDKFFPVLSNAMDVDIDVLDLLSTRTHVSEDCKELFHLLQKPHIQGLLCAHDSVAQKDYYPRPPEIHAEVDEDEEYVKLVQLVKSDEPLCGAEVEPFVGATIRNCEETGKIIFVRIMLGGAADRSGVIHAGDEICEVNGISVEGKTPSYVLEILKNTKGTISFVIIPADSKSGVRESKVRVRAHFSYTAADDPFIPCKEAGLDFVKGDVLHIVSQDDSHWWQARREGDRNMRAGLIPSRALQERIIVLQRHMKEQNDETDNISLCSVPVPLPALCPRPQTSSHVVPTKCNLQALKTKKIMYDVAENDDFDREEMPTYEEVAKLYPRPGSYRPIVLVGPPGVGRNELKRRLIATDPEKYRTPIPYTSRPPRLGEVNGKEYFFVTRERITEDIASGKFVEYGEYKGNLYGTSRESVESLVNAGYVCVLSPHYQAVKMLRNPQLKPFVIFIKPPKFEILKETRNEARARSTFDEKNSRGFTDDEFHEMIHRSERIEYHYSHHFDETIINADLSMAFEQLVNAIIRVETEPMWVPASWVQ from the exons ATGGAAAACGTTAACCGGGATGCAG CGTTATCAAAGCTCCTCGCCTCCTTGGAAAAGAACAAGGCGGAACTGCCAAGCTGCACCGACGAAGAATTTGGCTTTCTGAGCGAACTGCTCAGGTCAAAAGAGCTCAATGCGCTGGTCAATGTTCACAACAAGATAACCAGCAACTCAAAggatgacaaattttttcctgtACTCTCTAATGCCATGGATGTCGACATCGATGTTTTGGATCTACTATCGACAAGGACACATGTATCCGAAGATTGCAAGGAACTCTTTCATCTATTGCAGAAGCCTCATATCCAG GGCTTGCTGTGCGCTCACGACTCCGTTGCTCAAAAGGACTACTACCCAAGGCCGCCAGAAATACACGCGGAAGTCGACGAAGATGAAGAGTACGTCAAACTTGTACAGCTTGTTAAATCCGACGAGCCTTTG TGTGGTGCTGAAGTTGAACCATTTGTG gGGGCGACGATAAGAAACTGCGAAGAAACCGGCAAGATCATCTTTGTTCGGATAATGCTGGGAGGCGCAGCGGATAGATCTGGCGTTATTCACGCCGGCGACGAGATTTGCGAGGTGAATGGTATCAGCGTTGAAGGAAAGACACCGAGTTATGTGCTGGAAATTCTG aaaaatacgaaaggCACCATCTCGTTTGTGATTATTCCAGCGGATAGCAAGTCTGGCGTCAGGGAAAGCAAG GTTCGTGTTCGGGCACATTTCTCATACACCGCGGCTGATGATCCTTTCATACCTTGCAAGGAAGCAGGCTTGGATTTTGTCAAGGGAGATGTACTTCATATTGTTAGTCAGGACGATTCTCATTG GTGGCAAGCACGACGTGAAGGCGATCGCAATATGCGAGCTGGTCTCATACCGAGCCGAGCCCTCCAGGAGCGAATCATCGTCTTACAGCGTCACATGAAGGAGCAGAATGACGAAACTGACAACATAA GTCTGTGTTCTGTTCCAGTGCCTTTGCCTGCCCTGTGCCCTCGTCCCCAGACCTCCTCGCACGTCGTGCCCACAAAGTGCAACTTGCAAGCTCTTAAGACTAAAAAGATCATGTATGACGTGGCAGAAAACGATGACTTTGACCGCGAGGAGATGCCAACTTACGAGGAAGTCGCCAAGCTCTATCCGAGGCCCGGGTCCTACAGGCCCATCGTTCTTGTTGGGCCTCCTGGAGTCGGCAGGAACGAACTGAAGCGCAGACTCATTGCTACTGATCCAGAAAAATACAGGACGCCAATCCCCT ACACTTCAAGACCACCCAGACTTGGCGAGGTGAACGGCAAAGAGTATTTCTTCGTGACACGTGAAAGGATCACCGAAGACATAGCCTCTGGGAAGTTCGTAGAGTATGGAGAATATAAAGGAAATCTTTACGGCACAAGCAGGGAGAGTGTAGAATCCCTGGTGAATGCCGGATACGTTTGTGTGCTCAGCCCGCATTACCAGGCCGTCAAGATGCTGCGAAATCCGCAGCTCAAGCCGTTCGTTATCTTCATCAAACCACCTAAATTCGAGATCCTTAAAGAAACTAGGAACGAAGCAAGGGCAAGATCCACATTTGACGAGAAAAACTCACGGGGTTTCACG GACGACGAGTTCCACGAAATGATTCACCGCAGTGAGCGAATAGAATACCACTATTCTCATCATTTCGATGAAACTATCATCAATGCAGA
- the LOC124298535 gene encoding MAGUK p55 subfamily member 7-like isoform X4, whose product MENVNRDAALSKLLASLEKNKAELPSCTDEEFGFLSELLRSKELNALVNVHNKITSNSKDDKFFPVLSNAMDVDIDVLDLLSTRTHVSEDCKELFHLLQKPHIQGLLCAHDSVAQKDYYPRPPEIHAEVDEDEEYVKLVQLVKSDEPLCGAEVEPFVGATIRNCEETGKIIFVRIMLGGAADRSGVIHAGDEICEVNGISVEGKTPSYVLEILKNTKGTISFVIIPADSKSGVRESKVRVRAHFSYTAADDPFIPCKEAGLDFVKGDVLHIVSQDDSHWWQARREGDRNMRAGLIPSRALQERIIVLQRHMKEQNDETDNIKNDDFDREEMPTYEEVAKLYPRPGSYRPIVLVGPPGVGRNELKRRLIATDPEKYRTPIPYTSRPPRLGEVNGKEYFFVTRERITEDIASGKFVEYGEYKGNLYGTSRESVESLVNAGYVCVLSPHYQAVKMLRNPQLKPFVIFIKPPKFEILKETRNEARARSTFDEKNSRGFTDDEFHEMIHRSERIEYHYSHHFDETIINADLSMAFEQLVNAIIRVETEPMWVPASWVQ is encoded by the exons ATGGAAAACGTTAACCGGGATGCAG CGTTATCAAAGCTCCTCGCCTCCTTGGAAAAGAACAAGGCGGAACTGCCAAGCTGCACCGACGAAGAATTTGGCTTTCTGAGCGAACTGCTCAGGTCAAAAGAGCTCAATGCGCTGGTCAATGTTCACAACAAGATAACCAGCAACTCAAAggatgacaaattttttcctgtACTCTCTAATGCCATGGATGTCGACATCGATGTTTTGGATCTACTATCGACAAGGACACATGTATCCGAAGATTGCAAGGAACTCTTTCATCTATTGCAGAAGCCTCATATCCAG GGCTTGCTGTGCGCTCACGACTCCGTTGCTCAAAAGGACTACTACCCAAGGCCGCCAGAAATACACGCGGAAGTCGACGAAGATGAAGAGTACGTCAAACTTGTACAGCTTGTTAAATCCGACGAGCCTTTG TGTGGTGCTGAAGTTGAACCATTTGTG gGGGCGACGATAAGAAACTGCGAAGAAACCGGCAAGATCATCTTTGTTCGGATAATGCTGGGAGGCGCAGCGGATAGATCTGGCGTTATTCACGCCGGCGACGAGATTTGCGAGGTGAATGGTATCAGCGTTGAAGGAAAGACACCGAGTTATGTGCTGGAAATTCTG aaaaatacgaaaggCACCATCTCGTTTGTGATTATTCCAGCGGATAGCAAGTCTGGCGTCAGGGAAAGCAAG GTTCGTGTTCGGGCACATTTCTCATACACCGCGGCTGATGATCCTTTCATACCTTGCAAGGAAGCAGGCTTGGATTTTGTCAAGGGAGATGTACTTCATATTGTTAGTCAGGACGATTCTCATTG GTGGCAAGCACGACGTGAAGGCGATCGCAATATGCGAGCTGGTCTCATACCGAGCCGAGCCCTCCAGGAGCGAATCATCGTCTTACAGCGTCACATGAAGGAGCAGAATGACGAAACTGACAACATAA AAAACGATGACTTTGACCGCGAGGAGATGCCAACTTACGAGGAAGTCGCCAAGCTCTATCCGAGGCCCGGGTCCTACAGGCCCATCGTTCTTGTTGGGCCTCCTGGAGTCGGCAGGAACGAACTGAAGCGCAGACTCATTGCTACTGATCCAGAAAAATACAGGACGCCAATCCCCT ACACTTCAAGACCACCCAGACTTGGCGAGGTGAACGGCAAAGAGTATTTCTTCGTGACACGTGAAAGGATCACCGAAGACATAGCCTCTGGGAAGTTCGTAGAGTATGGAGAATATAAAGGAAATCTTTACGGCACAAGCAGGGAGAGTGTAGAATCCCTGGTGAATGCCGGATACGTTTGTGTGCTCAGCCCGCATTACCAGGCCGTCAAGATGCTGCGAAATCCGCAGCTCAAGCCGTTCGTTATCTTCATCAAACCACCTAAATTCGAGATCCTTAAAGAAACTAGGAACGAAGCAAGGGCAAGATCCACATTTGACGAGAAAAACTCACGGGGTTTCACG GACGACGAGTTCCACGAAATGATTCACCGCAGTGAGCGAATAGAATACCACTATTCTCATCATTTCGATGAAACTATCATCAATGCAGA
- the LOC124298535 gene encoding MAGUK p55 subfamily member 7-like isoform X5: MENVNRDAALSKLLASLEKNKAELPSCTDEEFGFLSELLRSKELNALVNVHNKITSNSKDDKFFPVLSNAMDVDIDVLDLLSTRTHVSEDCKELFHLLQKPHIQGLLCAHDSVAQKDYYPRPPEIHAEVDEDEEYVKLVQLVKSDEPLGATIRNCEETGKIIFVRIMLGGAADRSGVIHAGDEICEVNGISVEGKTPSYVLEILKNTKGTISFVIIPADSKSGVRESKVRVRAHFSYTAADDPFIPCKEAGLDFVKGDVLHIVSQDDSHWWQARREGDRNMRAGLIPSRALQERIIVLQRHMKEQNDETDNIKNDDFDREEMPTYEEVAKLYPRPGSYRPIVLVGPPGVGRNELKRRLIATDPEKYRTPIPYTSRPPRLGEVNGKEYFFVTRERITEDIASGKFVEYGEYKGNLYGTSRESVESLVNAGYVCVLSPHYQAVKMLRNPQLKPFVIFIKPPKFEILKETRNEARARSTFDEKNSRGFTDDEFHEMIHRSERIEYHYSHHFDETIINADLSMAFEQLVNAIIRVETEPMWVPASWVQ; the protein is encoded by the exons ATGGAAAACGTTAACCGGGATGCAG CGTTATCAAAGCTCCTCGCCTCCTTGGAAAAGAACAAGGCGGAACTGCCAAGCTGCACCGACGAAGAATTTGGCTTTCTGAGCGAACTGCTCAGGTCAAAAGAGCTCAATGCGCTGGTCAATGTTCACAACAAGATAACCAGCAACTCAAAggatgacaaattttttcctgtACTCTCTAATGCCATGGATGTCGACATCGATGTTTTGGATCTACTATCGACAAGGACACATGTATCCGAAGATTGCAAGGAACTCTTTCATCTATTGCAGAAGCCTCATATCCAG GGCTTGCTGTGCGCTCACGACTCCGTTGCTCAAAAGGACTACTACCCAAGGCCGCCAGAAATACACGCGGAAGTCGACGAAGATGAAGAGTACGTCAAACTTGTACAGCTTGTTAAATCCGACGAGCCTTTG gGGGCGACGATAAGAAACTGCGAAGAAACCGGCAAGATCATCTTTGTTCGGATAATGCTGGGAGGCGCAGCGGATAGATCTGGCGTTATTCACGCCGGCGACGAGATTTGCGAGGTGAATGGTATCAGCGTTGAAGGAAAGACACCGAGTTATGTGCTGGAAATTCTG aaaaatacgaaaggCACCATCTCGTTTGTGATTATTCCAGCGGATAGCAAGTCTGGCGTCAGGGAAAGCAAG GTTCGTGTTCGGGCACATTTCTCATACACCGCGGCTGATGATCCTTTCATACCTTGCAAGGAAGCAGGCTTGGATTTTGTCAAGGGAGATGTACTTCATATTGTTAGTCAGGACGATTCTCATTG GTGGCAAGCACGACGTGAAGGCGATCGCAATATGCGAGCTGGTCTCATACCGAGCCGAGCCCTCCAGGAGCGAATCATCGTCTTACAGCGTCACATGAAGGAGCAGAATGACGAAACTGACAACATAA AAAACGATGACTTTGACCGCGAGGAGATGCCAACTTACGAGGAAGTCGCCAAGCTCTATCCGAGGCCCGGGTCCTACAGGCCCATCGTTCTTGTTGGGCCTCCTGGAGTCGGCAGGAACGAACTGAAGCGCAGACTCATTGCTACTGATCCAGAAAAATACAGGACGCCAATCCCCT ACACTTCAAGACCACCCAGACTTGGCGAGGTGAACGGCAAAGAGTATTTCTTCGTGACACGTGAAAGGATCACCGAAGACATAGCCTCTGGGAAGTTCGTAGAGTATGGAGAATATAAAGGAAATCTTTACGGCACAAGCAGGGAGAGTGTAGAATCCCTGGTGAATGCCGGATACGTTTGTGTGCTCAGCCCGCATTACCAGGCCGTCAAGATGCTGCGAAATCCGCAGCTCAAGCCGTTCGTTATCTTCATCAAACCACCTAAATTCGAGATCCTTAAAGAAACTAGGAACGAAGCAAGGGCAAGATCCACATTTGACGAGAAAAACTCACGGGGTTTCACG GACGACGAGTTCCACGAAATGATTCACCGCAGTGAGCGAATAGAATACCACTATTCTCATCATTTCGATGAAACTATCATCAATGCAGA
- the LOC124298535 gene encoding MAGUK p55 subfamily member 7-like isoform X2 gives MENVNRDAALSKLLASLEKNKAELPSCTDEEFGFLSELLRSKELNALVNVHNKITSNSKDDKFFPVLSNAMDVDIDVLDLLSTRTHVSEDCKELFHLLQKPHIQGLLCAHDSVAQKDYYPRPPEIHAEVDEDEEYVKLVQLVKSDEPLCGAEVEPFVGATIRNCEETGKIIFVRIMLGGAADRSGVIHAGDEICEVNGISVEGKTPSYVLEILKNTKGTISFVIIPADSKSGVRESKVRVRAHFSYTAADDPFIPCKEAGLDFVKGDVLHIVSQDDSHWWQARREGDRNMRAGLIPSRALQERIIVLQRHMKEQNDETDNIMPLPALCPRPQTSSHVVPTKCNLQALKTKKIMYDVAENDDFDREEMPTYEEVAKLYPRPGSYRPIVLVGPPGVGRNELKRRLIATDPEKYRTPIPYTSRPPRLGEVNGKEYFFVTRERITEDIASGKFVEYGEYKGNLYGTSRESVESLVNAGYVCVLSPHYQAVKMLRNPQLKPFVIFIKPPKFEILKETRNEARARSTFDEKNSRGFTDDEFHEMIHRSERIEYHYSHHFDETIINADLSMAFEQLVNAIIRVETEPMWVPASWVQ, from the exons ATGGAAAACGTTAACCGGGATGCAG CGTTATCAAAGCTCCTCGCCTCCTTGGAAAAGAACAAGGCGGAACTGCCAAGCTGCACCGACGAAGAATTTGGCTTTCTGAGCGAACTGCTCAGGTCAAAAGAGCTCAATGCGCTGGTCAATGTTCACAACAAGATAACCAGCAACTCAAAggatgacaaattttttcctgtACTCTCTAATGCCATGGATGTCGACATCGATGTTTTGGATCTACTATCGACAAGGACACATGTATCCGAAGATTGCAAGGAACTCTTTCATCTATTGCAGAAGCCTCATATCCAG GGCTTGCTGTGCGCTCACGACTCCGTTGCTCAAAAGGACTACTACCCAAGGCCGCCAGAAATACACGCGGAAGTCGACGAAGATGAAGAGTACGTCAAACTTGTACAGCTTGTTAAATCCGACGAGCCTTTG TGTGGTGCTGAAGTTGAACCATTTGTG gGGGCGACGATAAGAAACTGCGAAGAAACCGGCAAGATCATCTTTGTTCGGATAATGCTGGGAGGCGCAGCGGATAGATCTGGCGTTATTCACGCCGGCGACGAGATTTGCGAGGTGAATGGTATCAGCGTTGAAGGAAAGACACCGAGTTATGTGCTGGAAATTCTG aaaaatacgaaaggCACCATCTCGTTTGTGATTATTCCAGCGGATAGCAAGTCTGGCGTCAGGGAAAGCAAG GTTCGTGTTCGGGCACATTTCTCATACACCGCGGCTGATGATCCTTTCATACCTTGCAAGGAAGCAGGCTTGGATTTTGTCAAGGGAGATGTACTTCATATTGTTAGTCAGGACGATTCTCATTG GTGGCAAGCACGACGTGAAGGCGATCGCAATATGCGAGCTGGTCTCATACCGAGCCGAGCCCTCCAGGAGCGAATCATCGTCTTACAGCGTCACATGAAGGAGCAGAATGACGAAACTGACAACATAA TGCCTTTGCCTGCCCTGTGCCCTCGTCCCCAGACCTCCTCGCACGTCGTGCCCACAAAGTGCAACTTGCAAGCTCTTAAGACTAAAAAGATCATGTATGACGTGGCAGAAAACGATGACTTTGACCGCGAGGAGATGCCAACTTACGAGGAAGTCGCCAAGCTCTATCCGAGGCCCGGGTCCTACAGGCCCATCGTTCTTGTTGGGCCTCCTGGAGTCGGCAGGAACGAACTGAAGCGCAGACTCATTGCTACTGATCCAGAAAAATACAGGACGCCAATCCCCT ACACTTCAAGACCACCCAGACTTGGCGAGGTGAACGGCAAAGAGTATTTCTTCGTGACACGTGAAAGGATCACCGAAGACATAGCCTCTGGGAAGTTCGTAGAGTATGGAGAATATAAAGGAAATCTTTACGGCACAAGCAGGGAGAGTGTAGAATCCCTGGTGAATGCCGGATACGTTTGTGTGCTCAGCCCGCATTACCAGGCCGTCAAGATGCTGCGAAATCCGCAGCTCAAGCCGTTCGTTATCTTCATCAAACCACCTAAATTCGAGATCCTTAAAGAAACTAGGAACGAAGCAAGGGCAAGATCCACATTTGACGAGAAAAACTCACGGGGTTTCACG GACGACGAGTTCCACGAAATGATTCACCGCAGTGAGCGAATAGAATACCACTATTCTCATCATTTCGATGAAACTATCATCAATGCAGA